The Armatimonadia bacterium nucleotide sequence CTTGCTGACCGAAGGCTTGCAGGAAGTTGAAGATGATGTAGTACACGAACACCAGCGCCAGGGAGATGCCGAAGCCGATGCCGGTGGTGGCACGCTGCGGCCTCATCCCCAGCGGGAAGCCGAGAACCGCAAAGCAAAGCGCGGCCCAGGGCGTCGCAATACGGATATGGTAGTGCTGCGTCAGCCAGAGGGCGCGTTTGAGCTGTTGACTCCCAGGCTTTGCGTCGGGCATCAGCTTCGCGACCTCGGCCTTGAGCTGCGCCAGGGTGTACTCCTCGGGCCGACGCTCCGATCTGCGCCCGATATCCTCCGGTGTGCGGCCGATGTCACACATCACTTCCCGCAGACGGTCCTCACGGTAGCCCTTGCCCGTGTACTGGCGATGGACCACGTTCACCAGCTTCCACTGGGTGCCGACCCATACCGCGCGTTCAGCCGAGAACACCTGAGCGAGCTTCCCGTTGCGGAACTCGTTGATGGTAATGCCCAGCAGTTCGCGCTTCTCCGGGTTCAGCTTCAGGACGATGATGGCACGTTCCGGTGTGCCCTCTTCGGGGAGGAAGTAGGAGATCGGTTTCTCGATCTTCTTCTGTTTGCTCAGAAAGTCCTGCAGCATGTTGCCGGCCGTGCTGTTGCACAGGGGAGACAGTGCCTCGTCGAAGGCGAAGGTAGCTATGGCTACGATGAGGCCGCAGACCATGACCGTGATGGCCATCCGTACAAGGCTCACACCCCCGGCGCGCATCGCCACCAGTTCACCATGGTTTGACAAGGCGCCGGCGGCCATCAGCGCAGCGAAGACCGTGGCCATGGGCATCGTCAGGGCCACAACCATTGGCACGTGGAGGAAGAAGTACTTGACGGCCAGGCCCACCGGCACGCCATCACGGACGACGAGTGAGACGGCATAGGAGATCTCGCTGACGCCCAGCAGAATCGCTGTGAAAGCGCCGACGCCGACGAAGAAGGGGCCCACGAAGTGGGCGGCGATGTAGCGGTCAATGATCTTCATTCAGTTGCTTCCTACGACGGTCTCGGCGCTGCGCTCGGCTCACATCTGGAACCGCTCACCCAGATAGAACTCCCGGGCAATCGGATCGTTGGGAAGATCCTCGGACTTACCCTGGGTGCGGATCTGGCCTTCGGACATGATGTACGCGCGGTCGGTGATCCCGAGGGTCTCGCGAACGTTGTGGTCGGTGATGAGAATGCCAATATCCTCCTGGCGCAGATGCACCACGATGTCCTGGATGTCGGCGATGGCGATGGGGTCAACGCCGGTGAAAGGCTCATCGAGGAGGATGAAGGACGGATT carries:
- a CDS encoding LptF/LptG family permease — encoded protein: MKIIDRYIAAHFVGPFFVGVGAFTAILLGVSEISYAVSLVVRDGVPVGLAVKYFFLHVPMVVALTMPMATVFAALMAAGALSNHGELVAMRAGGVSLVRMAITVMVCGLIVAIATFAFDEALSPLCNSTAGNMLQDFLSKQKKIEKPISYFLPEEGTPERAIIVLKLNPEKRELLGITINEFRNGKLAQVFSAERAVWVGTQWKLVNVVHRQYTGKGYREDRLREVMCDIGRTPEDIGRRSERRPEEYTLAQLKAEVAKLMPDAKPGSQQLKRALWLTQHYHIRIATPWAALCFAVLGFPLGMRPQRATTGIGFGISLALVFVYYIIFNFLQAFGQQGAMSPVLAAWLPNIVLLGAGLGLLIDASR